A genomic region of Arachis stenosperma cultivar V10309 chromosome 9, arast.V10309.gnm1.PFL2, whole genome shotgun sequence contains the following coding sequences:
- the LOC130948317 gene encoding uncharacterized protein LOC130948317 produces the protein MANRQVVGFVGLDDLSLLMASSLIRHGYAVQAFEISDSSIDELMKLGGRRCSSPLEVGRDVTALVVLICHADQTKDLIFGEEGVLKGLKSDTVLILRSTISPSVLQKLEKELAEIHEINYIVDAYVSLGRSDAFNGKITIASSGRPDAIAKARPVLSAMCEKLFTFEGEIGGGSKVKMVTELLEGIHFIASVEALSLGAKAGIHPWIIYDIISNAAGNSWVFKNNVPLLLKGEIKHQILNTIVKDLEIILDMAKSLTFPLPLLATTHQQLIHGISNVSCGEDDSTSLIKVWEKIYGVKVSDAANEDLYSPEQLASEITSDSKSGRRVGFVGLGAMGFGMATHLVNSKFSVNGFDVYKPTLTRFANAGGFIGNSPAEVSKDVDVLIIMVANEAQAENVLYGESGAVSALSPGASIILSSTVSPAYVSQLERRLHNEGKSLKLVDAPVSGGVKRASMGTLTIMASGSDDALKSVGLVLAALSEKLYIIKGGCGAGSGIKMVNQLLAGVHIASAAEAMAFAARLGLNTRLLFDFITISGGTSWMLENRVPHMLDNDYTPYSALDIFVKDMGIVTRESASLKVPLQLSTIAHQLYLSGSAAGWGRQDDAGVVKVYETLTGVRVEGKLQVLRKDTVLHSLPSEWPQDPLLDIQKLTERSSKILVVLDDDPTGTQTVHDIEVLTEWSIESLTGQFRKGPKCFFILTNSRSLSSEKASALITEICRNLDTAAKTVDNIDYTIVLRGDSTLRGHFPEEADAAVSVLGEMDAWIICPFFLQGGRYTINDVHYVADSDTLVPAGDTEFAKDAAFGYKSSNLRDWVEEKTGGRIPASTVASVSIELLRKGGPDAVCQHLCSLKKGSACVVNAASERDMAVFALGMTKAELMGKHFLCRTAASFVSSRIGIISRPPILPKDLGITRERNGGLIVVGSYVPKTTKQVEELKLQCGQFLKSIEVSVEKLAMRPVEEREEEVSRAAELADAYLKAHKDTLIMTSRNLITGKTASESLNINFKVSSALVEIVKRITTKPRYILAKGGITSSDLATKALGARCAKIVGQALAGIPLWQLGPESRHPGVPYIVFPGNVGDSRALAEVVKSWTHRIRLTSTKEILSNAEKGGYAVGAFNVYNLEGVEAVISAAEEEQSPAILQIHPGALKQGGIPLVACCISAAEQASVPITVHFDHGTSKQDLVEALDLGFNSVMVDGSHLSFNENTAYTKFISLLAHSKGILVEAELGRLSGTEDDLTVEEYEAKLTDVKMAEKFIDETSIDALAVCIGNVHGKYPASGPNLKFDLLKELHALSLKKGVFLVLHGASGLSEELVKECINLGVRKFNVNTEVRKAYMDSLNTPQKDLVHVMASAKEAMKAVVAEKMHLFGSAGKA, from the exons AAATTCATGAGATAAATTACATTGTTGATGCATACGTCTCTCTTGGGAGGTCTGATGCTTTCAATGGAAAAATCACT ATTGCATCATCAGGAAGACCGGATGCCATTGCAAAGGCTCGGCCTGTGCTTTCTG CAATGTGTGAAAAGCTTTTCACTTTTGAGGGTGAAATTGGTGGTGGCAG TAAGGTTAAAATGGTTACTGAGTTGCTTGAGGGAATTCACTTCATTGCTTCAGTGGAGGCTCTCTCTCTTGGTGCCAAAGCTGGAATTCACCCATGGATAATCTATGATATCATTTCCAACGCTGCTGGAAATTCATG GGTTTTCAAGAATAATGTTCCTCTTTTGTTAAAGGGAGAGATTAAGCATCAAATTCTAAACACTATTGTTAAGGACTTG GAAATCATTTTGGATATGGCCAAGTCACTTACTTTTCCACTTCCACTTTTGGCTACCACTCATCAACAACTTATTCATG GGATCTCAAATGTTTCTTGTGGAGAAGATGATAGTACATCATTAATTAAG GTTTGGGAGAAAAtttatggagtaaaagtttcaGATGCTGCAAATGAAGATTTATATAGCCCTGAACAATTGGCATCGGAAATCACTTCGGATTCTAAGAGTGGGAGAAGAGTTGGTTTTGTAGGCCTTGGAGCAATGGGATTTGGCATGGCAACTCATTTGGTGAATTCAAAATTCAGCGTCAATGGTTTTGAT GTGTATAAACCAACTCTAACACGATTTGCAAATGCTGGTGGCTTTATTGGGAACTCTCCAGCTGAAGTGAGTAAAG ATGTTGATGTTCTCATAATCATGGTTGCAAACGAAGCACAAGCAGAAAATGTATTGTATGGAGAATCTGGTGCAGTTTCAG CTCTTTCACCGGGAGCATCTATAATTCTTTCTTCTACTGTTTCTCCGGCATATGTGAGTCAGCTAGAGCGTAGATTGCATA ATGAGGGTAAAAGTTTGAAGTTAGTGGATGCCCCTGTTTCTGGTGGAGTTAAGAGGGCCTCAATGGGAACACTTACG ATAATGGCTTCGGGATCCGATGATGCTCTTAAGAGTGTTGGTTTAGTCTTAGCAG CCTTAAGTGAGAAGCTTTACATTATTAAAGGTGGCTGTGGTGCTGGAAg TGGTATAAAGATGGTTAATCAATTGCTTGCTGGAGTTCACATAGCATCAGCTGCTGAGGCAATGGCATTTGCAGCAAGACTGGGTCTGAATACAAGACTGTTGTTTGATTTTATTACAATTAGTGGGGGTACTTCCTG GATGCTTGAAAATCGTGTCCCACACATGCTAGATAATGATTACACACCATATTCAGCACTTGATATCTTTGTGAAGGACATG GGAATCGTTACTCGTGAATCAGCTTCTTTGAAAGTTCCACTTCAACTATCAACTATTGCTCATCAACTGTATCTGTCAG GTTCTGCTGCTGGTTGGGGACGGCAAGATGATGCTGGTGTGGTTAAG GTTTATGAGACACTAACCGGTGTCAGAGTTGAAGGGAAACTCCAGGTTCTGAGGAAAGACACTGTGTTGCATTCTCTTCCATCTGAGTGGCCTCAAGATCCTCTCCTTGACATACAAAAACTCACTGAAAGAAGTTCCAAGATTTTGGTAGTTCTTGATGATGATCCAACAGGAACACAAACTGTTCATGATATAGAGGTATTAACAGAATG GAGTATTGAATCACTGACTGGGCAGTTTAGAAAAGGTCCAAAGTGCTTTTTCATTTTGACAAACTCCAGGTCACTGAGTTCTGAGAAG GCCAGTGCACTGATAACAGAGATATGCAGAAATCTAGACACTGCAGCAAAAACAGTTGACAACATTGATTATACAATTGTTTTGAGGGGAGACTCAACTTTGCGTGGCCATTTTCCTGAG GAAGCAGATGCTGCTGTTTCGGTGTTAGGTGAAATGGATGCGTGGATAATTTGTCCCTTTTTCCTTCAAGGAGGCCGCTACACTATCAATGACGTACACTATGTTGCTGATTCTGATAC GCTTGTTCCTGCAGGGGACACAGAGTTTGCTAAAGATGCTGCCTTTGGCTACAAATCTTCGAATCTGCGTGAT TGGGTAGAAGAGAAGACTGGTGGTcgaatacctgcatccactgtTGCATCTGTTTCCATTGAACTTTTGAGGAAAGGAGGACCAGATGCAGTTTGCCAGCATCTATGCAGTCTGAAAAAG GGTTCAGCATGTGTAGTTAATGCAGCTAGTGAAAGAGACATGGCTGTATTTGCACTTGGAATGACCAAG GCAGAATTGATGGGAAAACACTTCTTATGTCGTACTGCTGCTAGTTTTGTTTCTTCCCGAATTGGAATTATCTCGAGGCCCCCAATATTGCCAAAGGATCTAGGAATTACTAGAGAAAGGAATGGTGGTTTGATAGTTGTGGGATCATATGTTCCAAAAACAACAAAGCAG GTTGAAGAACTTAAATTACAGTGTGGTCAGTTCTTGAAAAGCATTGAG GTCTCAGTTGAAAAACTTGCAATGAGGCCTGTCGAGGAGCGGGAGGAGGAAGTCAGTCGAGCAGCTGAATTAGCAGATGCATACCTTAAAGCTCATAAAGACACCCTTATAATGACCAGCCGGAATCTCATAACTGGAAAAA CTGCGTCTGAAAGTTTGAACATTAATTTTAAAGTGAGCTCTGCTTTGGTGGAAATAGTGAAAAGAATAACTACAAAACCTCGCTATATACTTGCAAAG GGTGGTATTACTTCTTCAGACCTTGCTACAAAAGCCCTTGGTGCTAGATGTGCCAAGATAGTTGGACAAGCACTTGCTGGAATTCCCTTGTGGCAATTAGGACCAGAAAGTAGGCATCCAGGAGTTCCATACATTGTCTTTCCTG GCAATGTTGGTGATAGCAGAGCTTTGGCTGAAGTAGTCAAGTCCTGGACTCATCGAATCAGACTTACATCAACAAAGGAGATTCTTAGC AATGCTGAAAAGGGAGGGTATGCTGTTGGAGCATTTAATGTCTACAATTTGGAAGGAGTTGAGGCTGTTATTTCTGCAGCAGAGGAAGAACAAAGTCCTGCTATATTACAG ATCCATCCTGGTGCCTTGAAGCAAGGAGGAATTCCCTTGGTTGCTTGTTGCATTTCTGCTGCAGAGCAAGCCAGT GTCCCGATTACTGTTCACTTTGATCATGGAACTTCAAAGCAAGATCTTGTGGAAGCTCTTGATCTG GGATTCAATTCTGTGATGGTAGATGGTTCACATCTTTCCTTCAATGAAAACACTGCATACACAAAATTTATATCACTGCTGGCACACTCGAAAGGGATATTGGTTGAAGCTGAGCTAGGAAGGTTGTCTGGGACGGAAGATGATTTGACTGTGGAAGAATATGAAGCAAAGCTAACAGATGTTAAGATG GCAGAAAAATTCATCGATGAGACCAGCATAGATGCTTTGGCAGTGTGTATTGGAAATGTGCATGGAAAATACCCTGCAAGTGGTCCAAATCTCAAATTTGATTTACTGAAG GAACTGCATGCATTGAGCTTGAAGAAAGGAGTTTTCCTGGTGCTTCATGGAGCATCTGGCTTATCCGAAGAACTTGTTAAG GAATGCATAAACCTTGGTGTTAGGAAGTTCAATGTTAATACTGAAGTAAGGAAGGCCTACATGGATTCCCTCAATACTCCACAGAAAGATCTAGTTCATGTTATGGCCTCTGCAAAGGAAGCCATGAAAGCTGTGGTTGCAGAAAAGATGCATCTCTTTGGTTCAGCAGGAAAGGCATGA